One Paenibacillus sp. FSL W8-0186 genomic window carries:
- the rpoE gene encoding DNA-directed RNA polymerase subunit delta, which produces MSTPLNLKIDPEKVHEIPMVDLAFLILKAANTPYYYRDLMNEVAKIRNMSEEEINEAIAQLYTEINIDGRFACVGTNLWGLKRWYPIEKSEDPVANAKRPRIINDDDDDLEDEDFTDEEDDFTDEDDDFDAIDEEDEQDELFSDDDDDSVDEVDEEPLIDDEELDEEDEDSDSEDEEFEDEFEDK; this is translated from the coding sequence GTGAGTACCCCACTTAATTTGAAAATCGACCCGGAGAAGGTCCATGAAATTCCAATGGTTGACTTGGCCTTTTTGATTTTGAAAGCGGCGAATACACCGTATTATTACCGCGACCTGATGAACGAGGTAGCGAAGATCCGCAATATGTCGGAGGAAGAAATTAATGAAGCGATCGCTCAATTGTACACGGAGATTAACATTGACGGTCGATTTGCCTGCGTAGGCACGAACCTGTGGGGCTTGAAGCGCTGGTATCCGATTGAGAAATCTGAGGATCCTGTGGCGAATGCGAAGCGTCCACGCATCATTAATGATGATGATGACGATTTGGAAGACGAGGACTTCACGGATGAGGAAGACGATTTCACGGACGAAGACGACGATTTCGATGCGATCGATGAAGAGGACGAGCAAGACGAGCTGTTCTCGGATGATGACGATGACAGCGTCGACGAAGTCGATGAAGAGCCGCTGATCGATGATGAAGAACTCGATGAAGAGGACGAAGATTCGGATTCCGAAGATGAGGAATTCGAGGATGAATTCGAAGATAAATAA
- the speB gene encoding agmatinase, which produces MKLDQAYSGNVFICSSESYEDAKAVIYGMPMDYTVSYRPGSRFGPARIRQASVGLEEYSPYLDKSILDAAYFDAGDLLLPFGNAARSLDVIGDYVRGLLKDDKFPIGLGGEHLVSWPVIQAMHEKYPDLAVIHIDAHADLRDQYEGEPLSHSTPIRKAAELIGGKNIYQFGIRSGSKEEFLYGRQNINFHPFEVAAPLKTELPKMGSRPVYVTIDIDVLDPSCAPGTGTAEAGGITSKELLEAVHLIARSDVNVVGCDLVEVAPIYDPTEQTQIVAAKLIREMLLGFVK; this is translated from the coding sequence ATGAAATTGGATCAGGCTTATTCGGGCAACGTATTCATTTGCAGCTCCGAGTCGTATGAGGATGCCAAAGCGGTCATCTACGGGATGCCGATGGATTATACCGTCAGCTATCGTCCGGGCTCGCGGTTTGGCCCTGCGCGCATTCGCCAGGCATCGGTTGGTCTGGAGGAGTACAGCCCGTATTTGGATAAGAGCATTCTAGACGCTGCTTATTTCGATGCGGGGGATTTGCTGCTGCCTTTCGGCAATGCGGCTCGCAGTCTTGACGTGATTGGCGACTATGTTCGCGGTTTGCTAAAAGACGATAAATTCCCGATCGGACTAGGCGGAGAGCATTTGGTCAGCTGGCCGGTCATTCAGGCGATGCATGAGAAGTATCCTGATTTGGCTGTCATCCATATTGATGCTCACGCCGATCTTCGTGATCAATATGAAGGCGAGCCGCTGTCCCACTCTACGCCGATTCGCAAAGCGGCTGAATTGATAGGCGGCAAGAACATTTATCAATTCGGAATCCGTTCCGGATCGAAGGAAGAATTCCTTTACGGACGCCAGAATATTAACTTCCATCCATTCGAGGTAGCTGCGCCGCTGAAGACCGAGCTTCCGAAAATGGGCTCGCGTCCGGTGTACGTAACGATCGACATCGACGTGCTCGATCCGTCCTGCGCCCCGGGTACAGGAACGGCCGAAGCGGGGGGGATTACCTCGAAGGAGCTGCTTGAAGCGGTTCATTTGATCGCTAGATCCGACGTGAACGTCGTGGGCTGCGATCTTGTAGAGGTCGCTCCGATTTATGACCCGACCGAGCAGACGCAAATCGTGGCTGCCAAGCTCATTCGCGAAATGCTGCTGGGCTTTGTGAAGTAG
- the fba gene encoding class II fructose-1,6-bisphosphate aldolase, with protein MPLVSMTDMLNKALKGKYAVGQYNINNLEWTYAILEAAEEEKSPVILGVSEGAARYMGGFNTVVKMVQGLMEDLKITVPVAIHLDHGSSIEKCKEAIDAGFTSVMIDDSHSPIEKNIETTKAVVEYAHAKGVSVEAEVGMVGGQEDDVIGEVMYAKLDDCVRIVKETGIDTLAPALGSVHGPYKGEPNLGFKEMEEICNAVSLPLVLHGGTGIPTHDIKKAISLGTSKINVNTENQMSFTKVVREVLAEKAEAYDPRVFLKPGREAIKQTVIGKMREFGSSNQA; from the coding sequence ATGCCATTAGTAAGTATGACAGATATGTTGAACAAAGCTCTTAAAGGAAAGTATGCAGTGGGTCAGTACAACATCAACAACCTGGAGTGGACATACGCGATTCTTGAAGCTGCCGAAGAAGAGAAATCTCCGGTAATTCTTGGCGTATCCGAAGGTGCAGCTCGTTACATGGGCGGATTCAACACCGTTGTGAAAATGGTGCAAGGCCTGATGGAAGACTTGAAAATCACAGTTCCTGTAGCGATTCACCTTGACCACGGTTCGAGCATTGAGAAATGTAAAGAAGCGATCGATGCCGGATTTACTTCCGTCATGATTGACGATTCCCACAGCCCAATTGAGAAAAATATCGAAACGACGAAAGCTGTCGTTGAATATGCGCACGCTAAAGGCGTATCCGTTGAAGCCGAAGTAGGTATGGTCGGCGGACAAGAAGACGACGTCATCGGCGAAGTAATGTACGCGAAGCTGGATGACTGCGTACGTATCGTGAAAGAGACAGGCATCGATACGCTTGCGCCGGCTCTTGGCTCCGTACACGGTCCTTACAAAGGCGAACCGAATCTTGGCTTCAAGGAAATGGAAGAGATCTGCAATGCGGTTAGCCTTCCGCTGGTTCTGCATGGCGGTACGGGAATTCCTACGCATGATATTAAGAAAGCCATTTCCCTCGGTACTTCCAAAATCAACGTGAACACGGAGAACCAAATGTCCTTCACGAAAGTGGTTCGCGAAGTTCTGGCCGAGAAGGCTGAAGCTTATGATCCTCGTGTATTCCTTAAACCTGGCCGTGAAGCTATCAAGCAAACGGTTATCGGTAAAATGCGTGAGTTCGGTTCCAGCAATCAAGCCTAA
- a CDS encoding CTP synthase — MAKYIFVTGGVVSSLGKGITAASLGRLLKNRGLKVTIQKFDPYINVDPGTMSPYQHGEVFVTDDGAETDLDLGHYERFIDINLSKNSNVTTGKIYSSVIGKERRGEYLGGTVQVIPHITNEIKERVFVAGREAGSDVVITEIGGTVGDIESLPFLEAIRQIKSDVGRDNVMYIHVTLIPYIKAAGEVKTKPTQHSVKELRSIGIQPNVIVCRTEHELSEDMKAKIALFCDIDANAVVECRDADTLYEIPLNLQGEGLDEIVVNHLKLNAPAPDMSEWVKLVDRINKLEKTVEIAIVGKYVALHDAYLSVVESLSHAGFDNNAEVKIRWVNAEDITADNVAEQLKGVGGILVPGGFGDRGIEGKITTIRYAREQKVPFFGICLGMQVAVIETARALAGLEGANSSEINPATPHPVIDLLPEQKDIEDLGGTMRLGLYPCKLVPGSLAEQCYKTELVDERHRHRYEFNNNYREQLEAAGLRISGTSPDGRLVEIVELPDHPWFLAVQFHPEFTSRPNRPQPLFREFVKASIAHNS, encoded by the coding sequence GTGGCAAAATATATTTTCGTAACAGGCGGGGTTGTATCGTCCCTGGGCAAAGGGATTACGGCCGCTTCACTCGGCAGGCTGTTAAAAAATAGAGGTTTAAAGGTAACGATCCAGAAATTCGATCCTTACATTAACGTGGATCCGGGTACGATGAGTCCTTACCAGCACGGGGAAGTGTTCGTCACGGACGACGGGGCCGAGACTGACCTCGATCTTGGTCACTACGAACGCTTTATCGACATCAACCTGTCCAAGAACAGCAATGTAACGACGGGCAAAATCTATTCCTCCGTCATCGGCAAGGAACGCCGCGGAGAATACCTCGGCGGAACAGTTCAAGTCATCCCGCACATTACGAATGAAATTAAAGAGCGTGTATTCGTGGCAGGCCGCGAGGCGGGCTCGGACGTGGTCATTACAGAGATCGGCGGAACGGTGGGCGATATCGAGAGCTTGCCCTTCTTGGAAGCGATCCGCCAGATCAAGAGCGACGTTGGCCGCGACAATGTCATGTATATCCACGTCACGCTTATTCCATATATCAAGGCTGCTGGGGAAGTCAAAACGAAGCCGACCCAGCATAGCGTCAAAGAGCTTCGCAGCATCGGCATTCAGCCGAACGTGATCGTATGCCGCACGGAGCATGAGTTGTCCGAAGACATGAAGGCGAAGATCGCTCTCTTCTGCGACATCGATGCCAATGCGGTAGTAGAGTGCCGCGATGCGGACACGTTATATGAAATTCCTCTTAACTTGCAAGGGGAAGGGCTAGACGAGATTGTCGTCAATCACTTGAAGCTGAATGCACCGGCTCCAGATATGAGCGAGTGGGTGAAGCTGGTTGACCGGATCAACAAACTGGAGAAGACGGTTGAAATTGCAATCGTCGGCAAATACGTAGCTCTTCATGATGCGTACCTGAGCGTCGTAGAGTCGTTGTCGCATGCCGGCTTTGACAATAATGCGGAAGTTAAAATTCGCTGGGTGAATGCGGAGGATATTACCGCAGATAACGTAGCTGAGCAGTTGAAGGGCGTCGGCGGCATTCTTGTGCCCGGAGGATTTGGCGACCGGGGGATCGAAGGCAAAATTACGACGATCCGTTATGCCCGCGAGCAGAAAGTTCCGTTCTTCGGCATTTGCCTGGGTATGCAGGTAGCTGTCATTGAAACTGCACGTGCGCTTGCTGGCCTGGAAGGCGCGAACAGCTCGGAGATCAATCCGGCTACGCCGCATCCGGTGATCGATCTTCTGCCAGAGCAGAAGGATATCGAGGATCTGGGCGGAACCATGCGTCTCGGCCTGTACCCATGTAAGCTGGTGCCGGGCTCCTTGGCTGAGCAGTGCTACAAGACAGAGCTGGTGGATGAACGGCATCGCCATCGTTATGAGTTCAACAACAACTATCGTGAACAACTGGAAGCGGCAGGCCTGCGCATTTCGGGAACGTCGCCAGACGGCCGTCTCGTCGAAATCGTCGAGCTTCCTGACCATCCGTGGTTCCTGGCTGTTCAATTCCATCCTGAATTCACGTCCCGTCCCAACCGGCCGCAGCCGTTGTTCCGCGAGTTCGTGAAGGCATCGATCGCGCATAATTCTTAA
- the speE gene encoding polyamine aminopropyltransferase translates to MELWFTEKQTPVFGITAKIRETLVREQTDFQDLAIIDTEEFGRMLVLDDMVMTTVKDEFVYHEMVAHPALFTHPDPKHVLVVGGGDGGVIREIMKHPKVEKAVLVDIDGKVIEYSKKYLPEIACELDNPRVEVQVNDGYMHIIQSKNKYDVIMVDSTEPVGPAAPLFERGFYQGIYEALKDDGIFVAQTDNPWFKADLIQKVNKDVKEIFPIVRVYGANIPTYPSGLWTFTMGSKTHDPLQVDETQIPEIDTKYYSPRLHKAAFVLPKFVEDLVK, encoded by the coding sequence ATGGAATTGTGGTTTACGGAGAAACAGACGCCCGTCTTTGGCATTACGGCAAAAATTCGGGAAACATTGGTGAGAGAGCAGACGGATTTTCAAGATTTGGCGATCATTGATACCGAAGAGTTTGGACGAATGCTGGTGCTTGACGATATGGTCATGACGACGGTGAAGGATGAATTTGTATACCATGAGATGGTAGCTCATCCGGCGTTGTTTACGCACCCGGATCCGAAGCATGTGCTTGTTGTCGGTGGCGGTGACGGTGGAGTTATTCGTGAAATTATGAAGCACCCTAAGGTGGAGAAGGCTGTTCTTGTTGATATTGACGGAAAGGTCATTGAATATTCGAAAAAATATTTGCCGGAAATCGCTTGTGAGTTGGATAACCCGCGCGTTGAGGTTCAAGTAAATGACGGCTATATGCATATTATTCAGAGCAAGAATAAATACGACGTGATTATGGTGGACTCCACGGAGCCTGTAGGCCCGGCAGCCCCATTGTTCGAGCGCGGCTTCTATCAAGGGATCTACGAGGCGCTCAAGGACGACGGCATTTTCGTAGCTCAAACCGATAATCCTTGGTTCAAAGCGGACTTGATTCAGAAGGTAAATAAAGACGTCAAGGAAATTTTCCCGATCGTCCGGGTATACGGCGCTAACATTCCTACGTATCCGAGCGGTCTGTGGACCTTTACGATGGGCAGCAAAACCCATGATCCGCTTCAAGTAGATGAGACCCAAATTCCGGAGATCGATACGAAGTATTACTCGCCGCGTCTGCACAAAGCTGCATTCGTGCTGCCTAAGTTCGTAGAAGATCTCGTGAAGTAA
- a CDS encoding response regulator, translating into MEEKKVLIVDDQNGIRILLMEVFSSEGYKTFQAANGKMALEIVRSDSPDLVLLDMKIPGMDGLEILKHIKEVNPAIKVIMMTAYGELDMIKEATELGALRHFTKPFDIDEMRMAVNMELKGGAVL; encoded by the coding sequence GTGGAAGAGAAGAAAGTGTTAATTGTCGATGATCAGAACGGAATCCGTATTTTATTAATGGAAGTGTTCAGCAGCGAGGGCTATAAGACATTCCAGGCTGCCAATGGCAAGATGGCTTTGGAGATCGTCCGCAGCGATTCACCGGATCTGGTGCTTCTCGACATGAAGATCCCCGGCATGGATGGACTCGAGATATTGAAGCATATTAAGGAAGTCAATCCGGCCATTAAGGTTATCATGATGACAGCTTATGGCGAGCTGGATATGATCAAGGAAGCGACAGAGCTTGGCGCGTTGAGGCATTTTACGAAGCCTTTCGACATTGATGAAATGAGAATGGCGGTAAATATGGAGCTGAAGGGCGGCGCCGTCCTTTAA
- a CDS encoding PBP1A family penicillin-binding protein — translation MQRLVRSSRRGSHRRRFLIFKCFLACGVTMLIASGALIFYLYQADLPLAYSDRHSQLLSRQGEAIAVFSSSDRSRSNVALNHISPYLIQATLAVEDRHFYDHFGFDLKGMARAVLVNLKEMNKVQGASTLTQQLARNLYLSHERTWSRKLKEAMYTAQLEMKLGKDEILQMYLNEIYYGHGAYGIEAAAQMYFGKSAEQLSLAESAMLAGVPKGPTYYSPFNQMKNAKDRQRLILNAMVETGNITELQAEKAYEEILQFQSPKLRTTGDQAPYFRDYVRNVIINELGFDESLLENGGLKIYTTLDMETQKAAELAVASELKDSPELEAALISIDPRSGHIKALVGGVNYVRSQYNHVFATTRQPGSTFKPIMYLSALSSRKMTSASKFSSQPTLFHYDNNRKTYSPKNFGDKYLGEIDMRQAIAASDNIYAVNTILTVGADQVIELGRKMGITSPLNAVPSLALGTSPVSPFEMATAFGVISNQGKQVKPVAVLKITDDEDRILYEAPSAAPEQVVEPAAAYVLTHLLESVFEAGGTGNRVSADIKRPVAGKTGTTSTDAWLVGFTPELSTAVWVGYDKGKMLGTAESRKAAPIFAKYTEKALEKVPPKIFPIPDGVVSVYLDPATGKLATEDCPSKKLEVFIEGTEPTETCDAHGDKEPEPLPVEEKTQSRSWWSDLKRWWMD, via the coding sequence ATGCAAAGACTTGTCCGCAGCAGCAGACGGGGCTCGCACCGCAGAAGATTCCTTATATTCAAATGTTTCCTGGCCTGTGGCGTTACCATGCTGATCGCCTCCGGAGCGCTTATCTTCTATTTATATCAGGCGGATCTGCCGCTCGCATACTCCGACCGGCATTCACAGCTCCTCAGCCGCCAGGGCGAGGCTATCGCCGTCTTTTCCAGCTCCGACCGCAGCCGTTCCAACGTTGCGCTAAATCATATTTCACCATACCTTATTCAAGCGACGCTCGCTGTAGAAGACCGGCACTTCTATGATCATTTCGGCTTTGATCTCAAAGGCATGGCCCGGGCAGTTCTCGTCAATCTCAAGGAGATGAACAAAGTGCAGGGAGCCAGCACGTTGACGCAGCAGCTCGCGCGAAACCTGTATTTATCGCATGAGCGTACATGGTCGCGAAAACTGAAGGAGGCGATGTACACTGCACAGCTGGAAATGAAGCTCGGTAAGGATGAAATCCTGCAAATGTATCTTAACGAAATTTACTACGGCCACGGCGCTTATGGCATCGAGGCGGCAGCCCAAATGTATTTCGGCAAATCCGCGGAACAGCTCAGCCTGGCCGAAAGCGCCATGCTGGCCGGTGTGCCGAAGGGGCCTACTTATTACTCCCCTTTCAATCAGATGAAGAATGCAAAGGACCGCCAGCGGCTCATCTTAAATGCCATGGTGGAAACCGGAAACATCACCGAACTTCAGGCGGAAAAAGCCTATGAGGAAATCCTCCAGTTCCAATCTCCGAAGCTGCGGACGACTGGAGATCAGGCCCCATATTTTCGCGACTACGTCCGAAATGTGATCATCAACGAGCTCGGGTTCGATGAGAGCCTGCTGGAGAACGGCGGACTCAAAATATACACCACCTTGGATATGGAAACGCAAAAGGCAGCCGAGCTTGCCGTGGCAAGCGAGCTGAAGGACTCGCCCGAGCTGGAGGCAGCCCTGATCTCCATCGACCCGCGCAGCGGCCATATCAAAGCACTCGTCGGCGGCGTGAACTACGTACGGAGCCAGTACAACCATGTCTTTGCGACGACCCGTCAGCCCGGCTCAACCTTCAAGCCGATTATGTACTTGTCCGCCCTGTCTTCCCGCAAGATGACAAGTGCCAGCAAATTTTCCAGCCAGCCGACCTTGTTTCATTATGATAACAACCGGAAAACGTACAGCCCTAAAAACTTCGGCGACAAATATTTGGGGGAAATCGATATGCGCCAGGCCATTGCCGCCTCGGACAATATTTATGCGGTCAATACAATCCTGACGGTTGGTGCCGATCAGGTCATCGAGCTCGGCCGGAAGATGGGGATTACCAGTCCGCTTAATGCGGTGCCTTCCCTGGCGCTGGGTACGTCGCCGGTTAGTCCGTTTGAGATGGCTACGGCGTTTGGGGTAATCAGCAACCAAGGCAAACAGGTTAAACCGGTTGCCGTGCTGAAAATTACCGACGATGAGGATCGCATATTATATGAAGCTCCCTCTGCAGCCCCCGAGCAAGTCGTCGAGCCTGCCGCAGCTTACGTGCTGACCCATTTGCTGGAGAGCGTATTCGAAGCCGGGGGAACCGGAAACCGGGTGTCGGCAGACATCAAGCGTCCGGTCGCCGGCAAGACAGGCACGACAAGCACCGATGCCTGGCTGGTGGGATTCACGCCAGAGCTGTCTACAGCCGTCTGGGTTGGATATGACAAGGGGAAGATGCTAGGTACGGCTGAATCACGCAAGGCGGCCCCTATATTTGCCAAATATACAGAGAAGGCCCTAGAAAAAGTACCGCCAAAAATTTTTCCGATTCCCGACGGGGTCGTCAGCGTATATCTCGATCCCGCGACAGGCAAGCTTGCAACGGAGGATTGCCCCAGCAAAAAGCTCGAGGTATTTATTGAAGGCACAGAACCGACAGAGACGTGTGACGCTCACGGGGATAAAGAGCCTGAACCGCTGCCCGTCGAAGAAAAAACACAGAGCCGCTCCTGGTGGAGCGATCTAAAACGCTGGTGGATGGACTAG
- the argS gene encoding arginine--tRNA ligase, whose translation MTVNPLEQINQSVKEAILNAVVAAGLANRDEVPAIVLEVPKDKAHGDLATNAAMQLTRMAKKNPRQIAEEIVKNIDYEQAGVERAEIAGPGFINFFLSKSYLYPVLEQIYTQGEKYGRVQLGEGKKVQVEFVSANPTGSLHLGHARGAAVGDALCNVLDYAGYEVTREYYINDAGNQVVNLVKSIEARYLQELGQDVEMPEDGYHGEDIKGFAKELVAEKGDALLSLSPDEREDFLRKYGLEKELDKIKRDLSRFRVGFDVWFSETSLYVDGQVEKSLEELRSKGQTYELDGATWLKSTEYGDDKDRVLVKNDGTYTYLTPDIAYHRNKYDRGYDRMINIWGADHHGYIPRVKAAMQALGNDPDKLTVLIAQMVSLFQDGEKVKMSKRTGKAVTMVDLMDEVGVDAIRYFFTMRSMDSHLDFDMDLAISTSNENPVYYVQYAHARICSIFRQAEEQGIVIPAIQDVKLSKLTAEHEFDLLRKMGELPEEIGVAAENFAPHRLVRYLYELAALFHSYYKAERVITEDAEQTAARLALLGGVRTVLANVLKLIGVSAPERM comes from the coding sequence ATGACAGTTAATCCCTTGGAACAAATCAATCAGTCGGTAAAGGAAGCGATTCTTAACGCAGTTGTAGCTGCTGGACTTGCAAATCGCGACGAGGTGCCTGCTATCGTATTGGAGGTGCCGAAGGATAAGGCGCACGGGGATCTTGCCACGAACGCTGCTATGCAGCTCACACGGATGGCTAAGAAAAATCCGCGCCAAATCGCGGAAGAAATCGTGAAGAACATTGATTATGAACAAGCTGGTGTCGAGCGGGCGGAAATTGCTGGCCCGGGTTTCATCAACTTTTTCCTTAGCAAAAGCTATCTGTACCCTGTCTTGGAGCAGATCTATACACAAGGCGAAAAATATGGTCGGGTTCAGCTTGGAGAAGGCAAAAAGGTACAGGTTGAGTTCGTCAGCGCAAATCCGACGGGCAGCCTGCATTTAGGGCATGCGCGCGGGGCGGCGGTTGGAGACGCTTTGTGCAACGTGCTTGATTATGCTGGATACGAGGTTACTCGGGAGTACTATATCAACGACGCTGGCAATCAGGTCGTGAACCTCGTGAAATCGATCGAGGCGAGGTACTTGCAGGAGCTTGGCCAGGACGTGGAGATGCCAGAGGACGGATACCACGGCGAAGATATCAAAGGCTTCGCGAAGGAACTGGTTGCCGAGAAGGGAGATGCGTTATTGTCCCTTTCTCCAGACGAAAGAGAGGACTTCCTCCGCAAATACGGATTGGAGAAAGAGCTGGACAAGATCAAGCGCGACCTGAGCCGCTTCCGGGTAGGCTTCGATGTATGGTTTAGCGAGACCTCCCTGTACGTGGACGGACAGGTGGAGAAGTCGCTGGAGGAGCTGCGCTCCAAGGGACAAACTTATGAGCTGGACGGTGCGACATGGCTTAAATCCACGGAGTACGGGGACGATAAAGACCGGGTGCTTGTGAAGAACGATGGAACCTATACCTATTTGACGCCGGATATCGCTTATCACCGCAACAAATACGACCGCGGCTATGATCGGATGATCAACATTTGGGGCGCCGACCACCACGGTTACATTCCGCGGGTGAAAGCGGCTATGCAGGCCCTTGGCAACGATCCGGACAAGCTGACGGTGTTGATCGCTCAGATGGTTAGTCTGTTCCAGGACGGCGAGAAGGTGAAAATGTCCAAACGGACAGGCAAAGCCGTAACGATGGTCGATTTAATGGATGAAGTCGGCGTCGATGCGATTCGCTATTTCTTTACAATGCGGAGCATGGATTCACATTTGGATTTCGACATGGATCTGGCGATTTCTACATCCAATGAGAATCCGGTTTATTATGTCCAATACGCGCATGCGCGGATCTGCAGCATCTTCCGTCAGGCGGAGGAGCAAGGCATCGTGATTCCTGCCATTCAAGACGTGAAGCTGAGCAAGCTGACCGCTGAGCATGAGTTCGATCTGCTGCGCAAAATGGGCGAACTGCCGGAAGAAATCGGCGTAGCGGCCGAGAACTTCGCGCCGCATCGCCTGGTGCGTTATTTGTATGAGCTGGCGGCATTGTTCCACAGCTATTACAAAGCGGAGCGCGTCATTACCGAGGACGCGGAGCAGACCGCTGCGCGGCTGGCGCTGCTTGGCGGCGTGCGGACCGTGCTGGCCAATGTGCTGAAGCTGATCGGCGTATCTGCGCCGGAACGGATGTAG
- a CDS encoding S8 family peptidase — MDYAKLLRFLNDSIDPSGKSGRHIVRFLQPSHYYEFIRQWFKYRHKYPALQSIRSSPLLQALFCPLRLQDGQMDSEPGLYVESDSTISVNSPASRTKERATEIPWGVKRIGAPEVWSVSTGHRIRIAVIDTGADYNHPDLRYSLARGIHLLNRASLPHDDNGHGTHIAGTIAAAGGAQGMIGVAPRSLIYPVKAFDHNGSAYVSDIILGIDWCIRNRMHIINMSFGMKSTSISLKNIVRKAHEAGVVIVASSGNDKKQRTADYPAKYAQTISVGATNRDGKVASFSNYGPYIDIYAPGEKITSSWLGGGHREMSGTSMATSHVSGAIALLLAARPNLTPDEIKQRLRRTARPLAGSLPRGRIRPGEVSAVRLLRAKTSRRRQS; from the coding sequence ATGGATTACGCCAAATTACTGCGCTTTTTGAACGACTCCATCGACCCCTCCGGAAAAAGCGGACGGCATATCGTCCGATTTCTGCAGCCAAGCCACTATTATGAATTCATCCGTCAATGGTTCAAGTATCGGCACAAATATCCCGCCCTGCAGTCCATCCGTTCATCGCCGCTGCTGCAGGCCCTGTTCTGCCCTTTGCGTCTTCAGGACGGCCAAATGGACTCCGAACCCGGGCTATATGTCGAAAGCGACTCCACCATCAGCGTTAATTCGCCAGCTTCCCGTACCAAAGAACGCGCCACTGAGATCCCTTGGGGTGTAAAGCGGATTGGAGCACCTGAAGTATGGTCTGTCTCGACAGGACATCGCATCCGTATAGCTGTCATCGATACGGGAGCGGATTACAACCATCCCGATCTGCGTTATTCCCTGGCACGCGGCATTCATTTGCTGAACCGTGCCAGTCTGCCTCATGACGATAACGGACACGGCACCCATATTGCCGGAACGATCGCCGCGGCCGGCGGCGCGCAAGGGATGATTGGCGTGGCTCCCCGTTCATTAATATATCCTGTCAAGGCATTTGATCATAACGGCTCAGCGTACGTGTCCGATATTATCCTTGGAATTGACTGGTGCATCAGAAACCGTATGCACATTATCAACATGAGCTTCGGCATGAAGTCGACAAGCATATCCCTTAAAAATATTGTCAGGAAAGCCCATGAAGCGGGCGTCGTTATTGTCGCCTCCTCAGGAAACGACAAAAAACAGCGAACCGCGGATTATCCGGCAAAATATGCCCAGACCATTTCCGTAGGGGCCACGAACCGGGACGGAAAGGTGGCCTCCTTCAGCAATTATGGCCCCTATATCGACATTTACGCCCCTGGGGAAAAAATCACGTCCTCCTGGCTCGGTGGAGGACACCGCGAAATGAGCGGCACATCGATGGCGACGTCCCATGTCAGCGGCGCTATCGCTTTGCTGCTGGCAGCGCGGCCGAATCTTACACCGGACGAGATCAAGCAGCGGCTTCGCCGCACGGCGCGTCCGCTGGCTGGGTCGCTACCCCGGGGGCGGATCAGGCCGGGCGAGGTTAGCGCAGTGCGCCTCCTGCGAGCCAAAACATCGCGGCGCCGGCAGAGCTGA
- a CDS encoding DUF1934 domain-containing protein, which translates to MDGEDRVPNWKPAVIVINSQQGDEASEQRIKGETWSKGSTLYVRYVEPEPGPTGGTTRATIKISQNELKIMRHGEVESEQTFQQGKRLPGFYRSPYTRFNLSTDTSRLNARLEGSGGVVAWEYDLWVHEEMTGHFVISLHIQEEV; encoded by the coding sequence ATGGATGGAGAGGATAGGGTGCCGAACTGGAAGCCAGCCGTCATCGTCATTAATAGCCAGCAAGGCGATGAGGCCTCAGAACAGCGTATCAAGGGCGAGACATGGAGCAAGGGCAGCACGCTGTACGTCAGATATGTCGAGCCTGAACCAGGGCCAACGGGCGGTACGACGCGGGCCACGATCAAAATTTCGCAGAACGAGCTCAAGATCATGCGCCACGGAGAGGTGGAGTCCGAGCAGACGTTCCAGCAGGGCAAGCGGCTGCCGGGGTTCTACAGGTCCCCTTATACGAGGTTTAATTTGTCGACAGATACAAGCAGGCTGAATGCTCGTCTAGAAGGTTCCGGCGGCGTTGTGGCCTGGGAATACGACCTATGGGTTCATGAAGAGATGACCGGACACTTTGTAATCAGTTTACATATACAGGAGGAAGTTTAA